A genome region from candidate division KSB1 bacterium includes the following:
- a CDS encoding DUF433 domain-containing protein, whose translation MNERISINPQICHSKPVISGTRVWASTIPGAPAGGNTFEEILEDYPTLSREDILAALEFESFKKIQYQFVLFVFVRCLN comes from the coding sequence ATGAATGAGCGTATTTCAATCAATCCTCAAATATGTCACAGCAAGCCTGTCATCAGTGGAACACGGGTTTGGGCAAGTACTATCCCGGGAGCACCGGCCGGTGGTAATACGTTCGAGGAAATACTTGAAGATTATCCGACCCTCTCACGTGAGGATATTCTGGCAGCATTGGAGTTTGAAAGTTTTAAGAAAATCCAGTATCAGTTCGTCTTGTTCGTTTTTGTTCGCTGCTTAAACTAA
- a CDS encoding PIN domain-containing protein yields the protein MKVVLDSNILFSALISGKESYIDILKVLDVYVPDFIFQELSKYNERILKKTKLKTEISSFVRQLFSEITVIPKFAISKENYRKAENLCQDIDPKDTVYLALSLELDIPLWSNDKELLNGLSQKGYANIITTKEIFNQVLGKS from the coding sequence TTGAAAGTCGTCCTGGATTCCAATATTTTATTTTCTGCGCTGATTAGCGGCAAAGAATCTTATATTGATATACTAAAGGTATTGGATGTATATGTCCCTGATTTTATTTTTCAGGAATTATCCAAATATAATGAACGAATATTAAAAAAGACAAAATTAAAAACCGAGATTAGTTCCTTTGTAAGACAGCTATTCTCTGAAATCACCGTAATTCCAAAATTTGCTATTTCTAAAGAAAATTACAGAAAAGCAGAAAATCTATGTCAGGATATTGATCCTAAAGATACGGTGTATTTAGCTTTGAGCCTTGAGTTAGATATTCCATTGTGGTCCAATGATAAAGAACTGTTAAATGGATTATCTCAAAAAGGGTATGCAAATATTATTACCACCAAAGAAATATTCAACCAGGTTCTTGGAAAGTCATAG
- the rbsK gene encoding ribokinase, producing MMNIVVVGSSNTDMIVQVPRIPKPGETILGGKFSTAAGGKGANQAVAAARAGGQVAFVTRVGMDMFGEKALEGFKKDNLNIDYVFKDPDAPSGIAEIFVAKDGENSIAVASGANANLSPLDIKKAESVIADAGILVMQLEIPIETVVAAAKLAKSHGVDIILNPAPAQPLSDELLSLITILTPNESEAELLTGVAVQDEPSAKQAADILHQKGVSTVVITMGARGAYVSDASFSGMIPAKSVKAVDATAAGDVYNGALAVALSEKKQLSDAVVFANTAAALSVTKLGAQPSAPFKNEILKFLGV from the coding sequence ATGATGAATATTGTGGTGGTCGGAAGTTCAAATACGGACATGATTGTCCAGGTCCCCAGAATTCCCAAACCGGGAGAAACGATTCTCGGTGGCAAATTCTCTACAGCCGCAGGCGGAAAGGGGGCGAATCAGGCTGTGGCTGCTGCACGAGCCGGGGGACAAGTCGCCTTTGTGACCCGGGTAGGTATGGATATGTTTGGTGAAAAAGCCCTGGAGGGATTTAAGAAGGATAATCTTAATATTGATTATGTTTTCAAAGATCCGGATGCTCCTTCCGGTATTGCTGAAATATTTGTTGCAAAAGACGGAGAAAACAGTATTGCTGTGGCCTCAGGCGCCAATGCTAATTTGTCACCGCTAGATATCAAAAAAGCAGAGTCGGTTATTGCCGATGCCGGTATCCTGGTGATGCAGCTCGAAATTCCGATTGAAACAGTTGTCGCTGCTGCTAAATTGGCTAAATCTCACGGCGTTGATATTATCCTGAATCCCGCTCCGGCTCAGCCTCTTTCAGATGAGTTGCTGTCTTTGATTACCATTTTAACCCCAAATGAATCTGAAGCGGAGCTCCTGACAGGTGTTGCTGTTCAAGATGAACCCAGTGCAAAACAAGCTGCGGATATTCTGCACCAAAAAGGAGTGAGTACTGTTGTTATTACAATGGGAGCCAGGGGAGCCTATGTATCTGACGCATCATTTAGTGGTATGATACCGGCAAAGTCTGTGAAAGCTGTGGATGCCACAGCTGCCGGTGATGTATACAACGGCGCACTTGCTGTAGCCTTGTCAGAGAAAAAACAGTTATCTGATGCTGTTGTTTTTGCAAATACAGCCGCCGCATTATCGGTTACCAAACTCGGCGCCCAGCCATCCGCGCCGTTTAAAAATGAAATATTGAAATTTCTTGGTGTATGA
- a CDS encoding multidrug DMT transporter permease — MVVVQSYAIAVAMCFVTMLCWGSWANTQKLASKEWRFQLFYWDYALGVLLLSVILAFTMGSFGSAGRSFLPDLAQAGGGALTSAFVGGIVFNFANILLVVAIDIAGMAVAFPVGIGLALAIGVITNYIAVPVGNPVVLFIGVACVVAAIILDAVAYKKLSSGADEQKSTAKGLIFSIVAGVAMGFFYRFVAASMSTDFVNPVAGKMTPYTAVVVFSVGLLLSNFIFNTILMRKPVAGEPVAYRDYFIKGNPRLHLIGILGGVIWSLGMSFNIIAAGEAGFAISYGLGQGATMIAALWGVFIWKEFRNAPKGTKPLITLMFIFFVIGLGLIIYARVA, encoded by the coding sequence ATGGTCGTTGTACAGTCTTATGCAATAGCCGTGGCAATGTGTTTTGTCACGATGCTGTGTTGGGGGTCCTGGGCAAATACTCAAAAGCTCGCCAGTAAAGAGTGGCGGTTTCAGCTTTTTTACTGGGATTATGCGCTGGGTGTGCTGTTATTGTCGGTTATTTTGGCCTTTACAATGGGAAGCTTTGGGAGCGCAGGCCGCTCATTTCTGCCTGATTTGGCCCAGGCCGGCGGAGGCGCATTGACTTCCGCGTTTGTGGGCGGCATTGTGTTTAATTTTGCCAATATTCTGCTCGTGGTTGCCATTGATATTGCCGGTATGGCCGTAGCATTTCCTGTCGGTATCGGGTTGGCCCTGGCTATCGGTGTGATCACCAACTATATCGCCGTACCGGTCGGCAATCCCGTTGTTTTATTTATCGGTGTGGCCTGCGTTGTGGCTGCAATCATTCTTGATGCTGTGGCATATAAGAAACTGTCTTCCGGAGCAGATGAGCAAAAGTCCACGGCCAAAGGACTGATCTTCTCCATCGTCGCAGGAGTGGCTATGGGATTTTTCTACCGATTTGTGGCTGCTTCCATGTCCACGGATTTTGTCAATCCTGTTGCCGGAAAAATGACACCTTATACTGCTGTGGTGGTTTTTTCAGTGGGACTCTTGCTGTCGAATTTTATTTTCAACACTATTTTGATGCGCAAACCGGTTGCCGGTGAACCTGTTGCCTATCGTGATTATTTTATCAAGGGCAACCCCCGGCTGCATCTTATCGGGATACTGGGCGGTGTTATCTGGAGCCTTGGTATGTCTTTTAATATTATTGCAGCGGGTGAAGCAGGCTTTGCGATTTCTTACGGTCTGGGTCAGGGCGCGACCATGATCGCCGCGCTTTGGGGTGTGTTTATCTGGAAAGAATTCAGGAACGCTCCCAAAGGCACAAAACCATTGATTACATTGATGTTTATCTTTTTTGTCATTGGTCTCGGGCTCATTATCTATGCCAGAGTAGCTTGA
- a CDS encoding ADP-ribosylglycohydrolase family protein, with translation MKKQLISFLLCLLLLTTVIHAKSVTMTQNELKQKIMGGWAGQVIGCTFGGPTEFDWRSTFIHDYTPIEWNADLMEWFYDNAPGLYDDIYMDLTFVQVFEDKGLDAPAEDFAKAFANAEYPLWHANMAARYNILNGVMPPKSGHWLHNPHSEDIDYQIEADFAGLMTPGMVNTASEISDKIGHIMNYGDGWYGGVYVGAMYSLAFVSDDIDYVVNEALKTIPEQSEFYKCMQDVIKWSDQYPDNWKMTWFKTQEKWGEDIGCPNGVFNTFNIDAKINAAWILLGLLYGDGDYGKTLSISTRAGDDSDCNPASAGGILGCMIGYDNIPDYWKQGIDRVVDRDFAYTTISLNDAYDYSLKHALELIKQNGGKVKKEQVTIAVQQPKAVRLEVGFEGHYPVKRQRLNKTFMSEASFEFDGIGFACNGYVENKGEKEVVLVAEMYIDGKLVETSKLPTNYVIRKNTPFWRYQLPKGNHTVHIKLKNTNENVLVHLNDVVVYDDKPAHPKH, from the coding sequence ATGAAAAAACAATTAATCTCTTTTCTTTTGTGTTTATTGCTTTTGACCACTGTGATCCATGCAAAATCCGTCACCATGACGCAGAATGAATTAAAGCAAAAAATTATGGGAGGCTGGGCCGGTCAGGTCATTGGCTGTACATTCGGCGGTCCCACGGAATTTGACTGGCGCAGTACATTCATCCACGATTATACGCCCATAGAGTGGAATGCGGATCTGATGGAGTGGTTTTATGACAATGCCCCCGGCTTGTACGATGATATCTATATGGACTTGACATTTGTCCAGGTATTTGAGGACAAAGGACTGGATGCCCCGGCCGAAGATTTTGCCAAAGCCTTTGCCAATGCTGAATATCCTCTCTGGCATGCAAATATGGCGGCGCGCTATAATATTCTCAACGGTGTTATGCCGCCCAAGTCGGGACACTGGCTACACAATCCGCATTCGGAAGATATTGATTATCAGATTGAAGCTGATTTTGCCGGTTTAATGACACCCGGCATGGTCAATACCGCTTCCGAAATTTCCGATAAAATCGGACATATCATGAATTACGGGGATGGATGGTACGGCGGTGTGTATGTGGGCGCCATGTATTCACTGGCATTTGTTTCCGATGATATTGACTATGTCGTGAATGAAGCATTGAAAACTATACCGGAACAAAGCGAATTTTATAAATGCATGCAGGATGTAATCAAATGGTCAGACCAATATCCGGATAACTGGAAGATGACCTGGTTCAAAACCCAGGAAAAATGGGGCGAAGATATCGGCTGCCCGAATGGCGTGTTTAATACGTTTAATATTGATGCAAAAATCAACGCTGCATGGATTCTGCTGGGCCTGCTGTATGGCGACGGAGATTATGGCAAGACCTTGTCGATCAGCACCCGGGCGGGTGATGATTCTGATTGTAATCCCGCCAGTGCGGGTGGCATCCTTGGCTGTATGATCGGGTATGATAATATCCCGGACTATTGGAAACAGGGGATTGATCGCGTCGTTGACCGCGATTTTGCTTATACCACTATTTCCCTCAACGATGCTTATGACTATTCATTAAAGCACGCTCTGGAGCTGATCAAGCAAAACGGCGGCAAAGTCAAGAAAGAACAAGTGACCATAGCCGTGCAGCAGCCTAAAGCCGTTCGGTTGGAAGTTGGTTTTGAAGGCCATTATCCGGTTAAACGGCAGCGTCTGAATAAGACGTTTATGAGTGAAGCATCCTTTGAGTTTGACGGTATCGGTTTTGCCTGTAACGGCTATGTTGAAAATAAAGGCGAAAAAGAGGTTGTACTTGTTGCGGAAATGTATATTGACGGAAAGCTTGTCGAGACTTCAAAGCTTCCGACAAACTATGTGATACGTAAAAATACACCGTTTTGGAGATATCAATTGCCCAAAGGTAATCACACTGTTCATATTAAACTGAAAAATACAAACGAGAATGTGCTGGTTCATCTGAATGATGTTGTGGTATATGATGACAAGCCGGCTCATCCAAAACACTAA
- a CDS encoding SIR2 family protein, producing MAENADKLDIVTLNHDLLIEKELEKNNLEFIDGFGQAKGDIRWFEPDCFDDHSIKIFLLKLHGSINWYRFREEIKVNNDIQTVDRYGSILHADNHHCKNEHGIFLHSLDTTPIFLTGTMNKVSDYYFGIFSIIHCIFENVMRKHDLMIMSGYGWNDKGINGKLFQWILSSRKKRLVLLHENPEETIKRHSKSAMWHRYDGLVKDGRLIPVKKWLSDVTLDDILHYSHEKY from the coding sequence TTGGCAGAAAATGCAGATAAATTAGACATTGTAACGTTAAACCATGATTTGCTGATAGAGAAAGAATTGGAAAAAAATAATTTGGAATTCATAGATGGATTCGGTCAAGCAAAAGGTGATATAAGATGGTTTGAACCAGACTGTTTTGATGATCACTCGATAAAAATATTCTTGCTTAAATTGCATGGTTCTATTAACTGGTATAGATTTCGAGAAGAAATAAAAGTAAATAATGATATACAAACGGTTGACAGATACGGATCAATTTTACATGCAGACAATCATCATTGTAAAAATGAACATGGTATTTTTTTGCATTCCCTAGACACAACACCAATATTTCTTACCGGAACTATGAATAAAGTATCTGATTATTATTTTGGAATTTTTTCAATTATTCATTGCATTTTTGAAAACGTCATGAGAAAGCATGACCTTATGATCATGTCAGGTTATGGGTGGAATGATAAAGGTATAAATGGGAAATTGTTCCAATGGATATTATCATCCAGAAAAAAACGTCTTGTTCTTTTGCATGAAAATCCTGAAGAAACGATTAAACGTCACTCAAAGAGTGCAATGTGGCATAGATACGATGGTTTGGTTAAAGATGGGAGATTGATTCCTGTTAAAAAATGGCTTTCTGATGTAACACTTGATGATATATTACATTATTCACATGAAAAATATTAA
- a CDS encoding glycoside hydrolase family 127 protein, with amino-acid sequence MHINKFTTLQFSIVIGLVLFVNQSGAQSRNWVPKSHCCIKWVEPQSVCISGLLGQAVDASRLGRLHTFPEWNDGRLIKIYSRDSVCENSDNVKANQGTDWRGEHVGKWLFTASRAAVRADDKELINKIKQTVDYLMQQQDDNGYLGTYSPAVRFTSDERRDFSLTWDIWNHAYLILGFLEVNRYWPDQDVLNTAVRMGDLLYDTFFQTGKSVAYRGNHYGLSGIVLIDAVVELYHATNDRKYLDFATVIIEQAEQRSELRVVSRLARNVDVQQIGDGKIYQLCWTLAGIAKLYKVTGNLDYLTAVEQAWESIATHHLTLGASPWGGVGGHYEVFNRKGYWSPYGFVETCNTMSWIQMNRELYQITGKARYVDMIERAAYNALLGAQYPDGEGWCYHSFENGCRHRTVFRACCSSSGALALEEIPPMIYSIRENGISVNLYTESTAQLELTGNLISISQETRFPFDGNILLTLNLEKESDFPVFIRIPSWSENAAVKINNRSLDQTTRENGFFKLVRDWTNGDQITIEFPMHVKRHDRLEHALHWGEDIYQINWAAFTRGPLVYAVDGLIDGKEREERIKLPDQDPSLYLKIESTDKDKAPVLKLEREKKEPLWFLPYYLAGGEKKGAWRLTWIQIDD; translated from the coding sequence ATGCATATAAATAAATTTACAACTCTGCAATTCAGTATAGTAATCGGCCTGGTTCTGTTTGTAAACCAAAGTGGGGCACAATCCCGGAATTGGGTTCCAAAATCGCATTGCTGCATAAAATGGGTGGAACCCCAGTCTGTCTGTATATCCGGGCTGCTGGGACAAGCTGTAGACGCGAGCCGGCTGGGCCGACTGCACACTTTTCCCGAGTGGAACGACGGCAGGCTGATTAAAATTTATAGCCGGGATTCGGTTTGTGAAAATTCGGATAATGTCAAAGCGAACCAGGGCACAGACTGGCGCGGCGAACATGTGGGCAAATGGCTGTTTACGGCCTCCCGGGCGGCAGTGAGAGCTGATGACAAAGAATTGATTAATAAAATCAAACAAACTGTTGATTATTTAATGCAGCAGCAGGATGATAACGGATATCTTGGCACCTATTCACCTGCAGTACGGTTCACATCGGATGAACGCCGGGATTTCAGTCTGACATGGGATATCTGGAATCATGCTTATCTGATACTGGGTTTTTTGGAGGTGAACCGTTACTGGCCGGATCAGGATGTTTTGAATACCGCAGTCCGTATGGGAGATCTTTTATATGATACGTTTTTTCAAACCGGGAAAAGTGTTGCGTATCGCGGCAATCATTATGGTTTGTCCGGTATCGTGCTTATAGATGCTGTTGTTGAGCTGTATCATGCAACAAATGACAGAAAATACCTGGACTTTGCAACTGTCATTATTGAACAGGCTGAACAGCGTTCAGAACTGCGTGTTGTTTCACGATTAGCCCGTAATGTTGATGTTCAGCAAATCGGAGATGGTAAAATTTACCAGCTATGCTGGACACTTGCCGGAATTGCAAAATTGTATAAAGTAACGGGAAATCTGGATTATCTGACGGCGGTCGAACAGGCCTGGGAAAGCATTGCCACGCATCACCTGACTCTCGGAGCGAGCCCATGGGGCGGCGTGGGCGGACATTACGAGGTGTTTAACCGCAAGGGATACTGGAGCCCGTATGGATTTGTCGAAACCTGCAATACCATGTCATGGATCCAGATGAACCGGGAGCTTTATCAAATTACGGGCAAAGCCCGATATGTCGACATGATCGAACGCGCCGCCTATAATGCTCTGCTGGGTGCGCAGTATCCTGACGGCGAAGGCTGGTGCTATCACTCTTTTGAAAACGGCTGCAGACATCGCACTGTCTTTAGAGCCTGCTGCAGTTCCAGCGGCGCTCTGGCTTTGGAGGAAATACCACCGATGATTTACAGCATCAGAGAGAACGGGATTTCGGTCAACCTGTATACCGAGAGCACAGCACAGCTTGAATTAACTGGAAATTTGATTTCTATATCCCAGGAGACTCGATTCCCGTTTGATGGCAATATTTTGCTGACGCTTAACCTGGAAAAAGAATCTGATTTTCCTGTGTTTATACGCATTCCCTCCTGGAGTGAAAATGCAGCGGTAAAAATTAATAACCGGAGCCTTGACCAAACAACGCGGGAAAACGGGTTTTTTAAACTGGTACGCGATTGGACAAACGGTGATCAGATAACCATTGAATTTCCTATGCATGTCAAACGGCATGATCGGCTCGAACATGCTCTGCATTGGGGAGAGGATATCTATCAAATCAACTGGGCCGCTTTTACCCGGGGTCCACTGGTTTACGCTGTTGACGGTCTCATTGACGGCAAAGAGCGCGAAGAACGGATCAAACTGCCGGACCAGGATCCATCTTTGTATTTAAAGATAGAATCAACAGATAAAGACAAAGCTCCGGTTTTAAAACTTGAACGTGAGAAAAAAGAACCGCTTTGGTTTTTACCTTATTATTTAGCAGGTGGAGAGAAAAAAGGTGCCTGGCGTTTAACCTGGATTCAAATAGATGACTAG
- a CDS encoding ADP-ribosylglycohydrolase family protein: protein MKKMIWLIPAVILLLNCGTKKIQIPVEDVENKIYASWLGQIVGNIYGLPHENAYIQDPGPEEFPYGYRDNLDRLEQINGAFSDDDTDFEYMYLLAMEKYGPDPKYSELTQSWLYHVRDRVWLANRAALGAMHYGYTPPVTGMRRYNPHWFQIDPQLVNEIWAVTAPGMIDYATAKSDWAARITNDGWGVEPTIHYGAMYAAAFFESDINTLIDIGVQALPANSRFAQTVQDMKTLHQKYPDDWQAARQEMAETYYHNEPLDTKTIWNANLNGACGILALLYGEGNFQKTLDLSCAIGFDADNQAATLSGLLAIIVGIDGIPRDLLYPIEEWQEPFNDFYKNVSRHDLPDVGLRATAQRMALQAEKIILAHGGKKVKKNGQWFYQINQTADFSVPMELPNAPMPFIEVGQDVNYTVFVTGGQGSIDWKIIEGQLPEGIVLNNGFVTGKTAQPGIFNITIQADDGKTSATRTLTLCVVNRNLAGSATRVLSNVRHTNVLTRDAMWLSVPYSLYTDSVDAVRDGVRYGDGSTFYSIDGSHQPKTDFYGYEWRDEQTVGVLNFCTGAMEESGGWFSTLDVQYLNQNSKWTSVENLVIYPELVGRPGPYNKPHFVNYILAFEPVQTTAVRMIGEAGHAPHWHDEPSYFTSIAELSVHRELSGYETLK, encoded by the coding sequence ATGAAGAAAATGATCTGGTTGATTCCAGCCGTGATTTTATTGTTAAATTGCGGGACAAAAAAAATACAAATCCCGGTGGAGGACGTCGAGAATAAAATTTACGCGTCCTGGCTGGGACAAATTGTCGGAAATATTTACGGGCTGCCCCACGAAAATGCCTATATTCAGGACCCCGGACCTGAGGAATTTCCTTACGGTTACAGAGATAATCTGGATCGTCTGGAACAAATTAACGGTGCATTTTCAGACGATGATACCGATTTTGAATACATGTATTTGTTGGCAATGGAAAAATACGGGCCGGATCCGAAATACAGTGAACTCACGCAGTCCTGGCTTTATCATGTCAGAGACCGGGTGTGGCTGGCCAATCGGGCTGCCCTGGGCGCCATGCATTACGGGTATACCCCGCCTGTCACGGGAATGCGTCGCTACAATCCGCACTGGTTTCAGATCGACCCGCAGCTTGTCAATGAAATCTGGGCCGTCACGGCGCCCGGTATGATTGATTATGCGACGGCAAAATCGGACTGGGCGGCGAGGATTACCAATGACGGCTGGGGTGTTGAACCGACGATACATTATGGTGCCATGTACGCTGCAGCATTTTTTGAATCAGATATCAACACACTCATCGATATCGGTGTCCAGGCGCTGCCTGCGAACAGCCGATTTGCGCAGACGGTTCAGGATATGAAAACGCTGCATCAGAAATATCCTGATGACTGGCAGGCGGCTCGACAGGAAATGGCCGAGACCTATTATCATAATGAGCCATTGGATACGAAAACCATCTGGAATGCCAATCTGAATGGTGCGTGCGGTATATTGGCGCTGTTGTATGGTGAAGGCAATTTTCAAAAAACACTTGATTTATCCTGCGCCATCGGATTTGACGCCGACAATCAGGCGGCAACCCTGTCCGGTCTGCTTGCCATCATTGTCGGGATTGACGGCATTCCGCGGGATCTGTTGTACCCGATTGAGGAATGGCAGGAACCATTTAATGATTTTTATAAAAATGTTTCCCGACACGATCTTCCGGATGTGGGATTGAGAGCGACAGCTCAGCGCATGGCGTTGCAGGCTGAAAAAATAATTCTTGCTCATGGTGGAAAAAAAGTAAAAAAGAACGGTCAATGGTTCTATCAAATTAATCAAACCGCTGATTTCTCTGTACCGATGGAACTTCCGAATGCCCCGATGCCGTTTATCGAGGTTGGACAGGACGTAAATTACACGGTTTTTGTTACAGGTGGACAAGGGTCAATAGACTGGAAAATTATCGAGGGTCAATTACCGGAAGGAATCGTTTTGAACAACGGGTTTGTCACGGGAAAAACTGCACAACCCGGTATTTTTAACATCACTATCCAGGCAGATGATGGGAAAACATCCGCAACGCGAACTTTAACATTGTGTGTTGTTAACAGAAATCTTGCCGGGTCTGCCACTCGTGTTCTTTCCAATGTCAGACATACAAATGTTCTAACCCGGGATGCCATGTGGCTTTCTGTACCCTATTCGCTCTATACAGATTCGGTTGATGCCGTTCGGGACGGTGTCCGGTATGGCGACGGCTCTACGTTTTACAGCATTGACGGCAGTCACCAGCCCAAAACGGACTTTTACGGTTATGAATGGCGCGATGAGCAGACGGTTGGCGTTCTCAATTTTTGTACTGGAGCCATGGAGGAAAGCGGCGGCTGGTTTTCTACGCTTGATGTTCAATATCTAAATCAAAATAGCAAGTGGACGTCGGTCGAAAATTTGGTCATCTATCCCGAGCTGGTGGGCCGACCCGGCCCGTATAACAAGCCACATTTTGTAAATTATATTTTGGCTTTTGAACCCGTGCAAACCACAGCTGTACGGATGATTGGAGAGGCCGGTCATGCGCCGCATTGGCACGATGAACCGTCGTATTTTACGTCAATCGCGGAATTAAGTGTTCACCGTGAACTGTCCGGCTATGAAACATTGAAATAA
- a CDS encoding IS1380 family transposase produces MQKKTDTTQPKISKIEITKDKISGRGGLLFFLRYIDQIRFYSLFENVFSFLKGSSKGLGYRQFVKQLFAWFIDGTDMSICSFDRRKNDEAYAAVLENRPEQMATSHQIKRMFRKFSFVGQMIFRSLLLEMFIWRLIIEQPKEVILFGDSVVFDNDGAKKREGSNVTYKNKKGFQPMQISWGPYVVDALFRAGDVHCNHGSDFIKSVGRLVKAIRRRYKDVPIILLTDSGFMDDQNFRFFEQRLGIHYVCAGKIYNDIKQYVNNLSYDAFRSYRQTWTFVEFANRLKSWKTFRRCIFTSQKAEENGQLLFDFAQPDSVIYTNIGRNSELDEKLINAGSGNYLKAEKIIELNHSRGRAELVHRSQKEFAGREQLPFKRFGMNRVFYYLMIISHFLFEAYKRDIPCEAVPVTAYPNTFRRIMIDFAAKIVTTGGKIILRVTQTVYDSLKILKLWSFIEEYEPAFVT; encoded by the coding sequence ATGCAGAAAAAAACCGATACAACGCAACCTAAAATATCAAAAATTGAGATCACAAAAGATAAAATTAGCGGTCGTGGTGGTCTGTTGTTTTTTCTTAGATATATTGACCAAATTCGATTCTATTCTCTATTTGAAAACGTTTTTAGCTTTTTAAAAGGCTCTTCTAAAGGACTGGGATACCGTCAGTTTGTCAAACAGCTTTTTGCTTGGTTTATTGATGGTACGGATATGTCAATCTGTTCTTTTGATCGTCGAAAAAACGATGAAGCCTATGCTGCCGTGCTCGAAAATCGCCCGGAACAAATGGCAACATCCCATCAAATCAAAAGGATGTTTCGCAAGTTCAGTTTTGTTGGGCAAATGATATTTCGGTCTCTTTTGTTGGAGATGTTTATTTGGCGACTTATTATTGAACAACCCAAAGAAGTTATTCTTTTTGGTGACAGCGTAGTTTTCGACAATGACGGCGCTAAAAAGCGTGAAGGCTCAAATGTGACCTATAAAAATAAAAAAGGATTCCAGCCTATGCAAATTAGTTGGGGGCCTTATGTTGTTGATGCGCTGTTCCGAGCCGGAGATGTTCATTGTAATCATGGCAGCGACTTTATAAAGTCAGTGGGGCGTCTGGTCAAAGCTATTCGACGTCGCTATAAAGATGTTCCAATCATTCTGCTAACAGACAGTGGTTTTATGGATGACCAGAACTTTCGGTTCTTTGAACAACGCCTTGGTATTCATTATGTTTGTGCCGGGAAAATATATAACGATATTAAACAATATGTTAACAATCTTAGTTATGATGCTTTTCGTTCTTATAGACAGACATGGACTTTTGTCGAATTTGCTAATCGCCTCAAATCATGGAAGACATTTCGCCGTTGTATTTTTACCTCTCAGAAAGCTGAGGAAAATGGTCAACTCTTATTTGATTTTGCACAACCGGATTCAGTAATCTATACCAATATAGGCCGAAACAGTGAGCTGGATGAAAAACTAATCAATGCTGGTAGTGGCAATTATCTCAAGGCCGAAAAGATTATCGAGTTAAACCACAGTCGAGGTAGAGCTGAATTAGTACACCGATCACAGAAAGAATTTGCTGGAAGAGAACAGTTACCATTTAAGCGTTTCGGTATGAATAGAGTTTTTTACTATTTGATGATCATCAGCCATTTTCTTTTTGAAGCATATAAAAGGGACATCCCCTGTGAAGCAGTACCAGTTACCGCTTACCCCAATACCTTTCGTCGGATCATGATTGATTTTGCAGCCAAAATTGTGACAACAGGCGGAAAAATTATACTAAGGGTAACACAGACAGTCTATGATTCCCTGAAGATTTTAAAATTATGGTCATTCATTGAGGAGTATGAACCCGCATTTGTGACGTAA